The following coding sequences lie in one Heyndrickxia oleronia genomic window:
- a CDS encoding phage tail protein, which translates to MADNFGLKIGVEGEREFKKALSEINQSFKVLGSEMALVTSQFDKNDKSIQSVTARNAVLNKEIDAQKEKISTLKAALDNASSSFGENDHRTQNWQVQLNRAQAELNLMERELEESTIEADNLGEELEDSGKSAEDAGGRFEKLGGVLKGIGVAMGAVAVAAGAAAIKLGKEVVTQFGELEQNLGGSEAVFGAYAASIQKTGEEAYKNLGVSQSEYLATANKMGALFQGSGIEQRKSLELTEKAMQRAADMASVMGIDMSSAMEAVTGAAKGNFTMMDNLGVAMNATNIEAYALAKGLDFTWNTATQAEKAEVAMQMFFENTEQYAGNFAKESTETISGSIGLLQAALGSFTAGLGNANADMTNLTENLVDAFEAVVTNIVPVLENIVAALPKATGAILAAVADLLPMLLELVTNIFAQVLETILSLLPELIPATVSALMTIVGALIDNLPLLINAAIELVTALVEGIGIALPQLIPAAVSAVMQIVQGLMDNLPLILDAALQLIIGLAQGLVEAIPQLTSALPVIIKAIVDFIIASIPQIIDAGIQLLTSLVTALPTIITAVVEAIPQIIDSIISAVIGSIPLIIDAGIRLLISLIQALPQIITTVVGAIPKIVSSLVNAIIGNIDKIILAGVQLFVALIANLPRIIVEIVKAVPQIISGLVRAFTGYIGQMAQVGGNLIKGLWKGISDAGAWLWGKISGFFGNVVSRIKDFFGIRSPSTLFAGIGHNMGEGIGVGFEDAMTAVSRDMQNAVPTSFDFNYRGVSGQGNATGSSITQNISVVTPKALSEKELAREFKNLSRKLALEL; encoded by the coding sequence ATGGCGGACAATTTTGGATTAAAAATAGGTGTCGAGGGTGAGCGAGAATTTAAGAAGGCGCTCTCGGAAATCAATCAATCATTCAAGGTATTGGGTAGTGAAATGGCTCTTGTGACTAGCCAATTTGATAAGAATGATAAATCCATTCAGTCGGTCACCGCTCGTAATGCTGTTCTGAATAAGGAAATTGACGCACAGAAAGAAAAGATTTCTACCCTTAAGGCTGCCCTTGATAATGCCTCCTCCTCTTTCGGTGAAAATGACCACCGCACCCAAAACTGGCAGGTCCAATTAAACAGGGCTCAGGCAGAACTAAATCTTATGGAGCGTGAACTTGAAGAGTCCACTATTGAAGCGGATAATCTCGGTGAAGAGTTAGAGGATTCTGGCAAAAGTGCAGAGGATGCAGGTGGCAGATTTGAAAAGCTTGGCGGTGTACTCAAAGGCATTGGTGTAGCGATGGGCGCAGTTGCCGTTGCCGCTGGAGCCGCGGCTATTAAGTTGGGTAAAGAAGTAGTCACGCAATTTGGGGAGTTGGAACAAAACCTGGGCGGCTCAGAAGCGGTTTTCGGTGCATACGCTGCATCAATTCAAAAAACCGGTGAGGAAGCCTATAAAAATCTTGGTGTTTCCCAAAGTGAGTATCTTGCGACCGCCAACAAAATGGGTGCGTTGTTCCAAGGCTCTGGTATTGAACAGCGTAAAAGCCTTGAATTGACAGAAAAGGCCATGCAACGTGCGGCGGACATGGCATCTGTAATGGGTATAGATATGTCTTCTGCAATGGAGGCGGTCACGGGAGCGGCAAAAGGAAATTTCACCATGATGGATAACTTAGGGGTTGCGATGAACGCTACAAACATTGAAGCCTACGCTCTCGCAAAGGGTCTGGATTTTACTTGGAATACCGCAACACAAGCGGAAAAAGCCGAAGTAGCAATGCAAATGTTCTTTGAGAACACAGAGCAGTATGCAGGTAACTTTGCAAAAGAATCAACCGAGACAATCTCCGGTTCTATTGGGTTACTACAGGCCGCACTTGGTTCATTTACAGCTGGACTCGGTAATGCCAATGCTGATATGACGAATCTGACTGAGAATCTTGTTGATGCTTTCGAGGCGGTTGTCACTAATATTGTACCGGTTTTAGAAAATATCGTAGCCGCCTTGCCAAAAGCGACAGGCGCAATATTAGCGGCGGTTGCAGACTTGCTACCAATGCTTCTTGAATTGGTTACAAATATATTCGCGCAAGTACTGGAAACAATTTTGAGCCTTTTACCCGAACTTATTCCAGCGACGGTAAGTGCTCTAATGACGATTGTCGGTGCATTAATTGATAACCTTCCACTGCTAATAAATGCAGCAATTGAATTAGTAACAGCACTTGTGGAGGGAATCGGCATAGCGTTACCACAACTCATCCCTGCGGCAGTTTCTGCAGTTATGCAGATTGTCCAAGGATTGATGGATAACCTACCACTCATTTTGGATGCCGCTTTGCAGTTGATTATAGGGTTAGCACAGGGATTGGTAGAGGCAATACCTCAGCTTACTTCTGCCTTACCGGTCATCATCAAAGCAATAGTGGATTTTATCATTGCATCTATTCCACAGATTATTGATGCGGGTATTCAATTATTGACCTCACTGGTCACAGCTTTGCCTACCATTATTACAGCAGTTGTGGAAGCAATTCCGCAAATTATCGATAGTATCATCAGTGCTGTTATTGGGTCGATTCCTTTGATTATTGATGCAGGTATCCGGCTTCTAATATCACTCATACAGGCATTGCCACAGATTATTACTACTGTTGTAGGTGCTATTCCCAAGATTGTTAGCTCGCTGGTCAATGCCATTATTGGTAACATCGATAAGATTATCTTAGCGGGTGTACAACTGTTTGTGGCACTGATTGCAAATCTGCCAAGGATAATCGTGGAGATCGTAAAAGCCGTACCGCAGATTATCTCTGGACTGGTTAGGGCCTTTACTGGCTATATCGGTCAAATGGCACAAGTGGGCGGCAATTTGATTAAAGGGTTGTGGAAGGGTATATCAGACGCAGGTGCATGGTTATGGGGTAAAATATCCGGGTTTTTCGGAAATGTTGTATCGAGGATAAAAGACTTTTTCGGTATCCGCTCCCCTTCAACTCTATTTGCTGGAATTGGCCACAACATGGGTGAAGGTATCGGTGTAGGTTTTGAGGATGCAATGACAGCAGTTTCAAGGGATATGCAAAATGCAGTACCAACCAGCTTTGATTTTAATTACAGAGGTGTATCTGGACAAGGTAATGCCACGGGTTCAAGTATCACTCAAAATATTTCAGTTGTGACACCTAAAGCTCTATCAGAAAAAGAATTAGCACGGGAGTTTAAGAACCTATCCCGTAAACTGGCACTTGAATTGTAA
- a CDS encoding major tail protein yields the protein MATIGLDRLYYTKITEDDNGEETYAQPSVLAKAITAELSVELVEAILYADDGAAEVVKDFNSGTLTLGVDDIGPIVAADLTGASTDDNGVLISASENVGTPVAVGFRAQRANGTYRYFWLYRVKFGLPATNLQTKADSITFSTPTIEGTVMRRNKLDGLGKHPWKAEVTEGDPGVSSTTITGWFTEVYEPVYTPEP from the coding sequence ATGGCAACGATTGGTCTTGATAGACTGTACTATACAAAAATAACCGAGGACGATAATGGTGAGGAAACTTATGCCCAACCTTCTGTGCTGGCAAAAGCCATCACTGCTGAACTCTCGGTAGAACTGGTGGAAGCCATTCTGTACGCCGATGATGGTGCGGCTGAGGTAGTGAAAGATTTTAATAGTGGTACACTCACTCTCGGTGTAGATGACATTGGTCCGATAGTCGCAGCGGATTTAACTGGTGCTTCTACAGATGACAACGGAGTATTAATCTCAGCCAGTGAAAACGTGGGTACACCCGTTGCAGTGGGGTTTCGTGCGCAAAGGGCGAACGGAACATACCGCTATTTTTGGCTGTATCGCGTTAAGTTTGGACTACCAGCGACCAACTTACAGACAAAGGCTGATTCCATTACCTTTTCCACACCCACCATTGAAGGAACCGTTATGCGTAGGAATAAGCTGGATGGATTGGGTAAGCATCCATGGAAAGCGGAAGTTACAGAAGGTGATCCTGGTGTTTCATCGACCACCATAACAGGTTGGTTCACAGAGGTCTATGAGCCTGTCTATACACCTGAACCATAG